Proteins co-encoded in one Kribbella solani genomic window:
- a CDS encoding MFS transporter codes for MTNSAAVPVRTSLWRLPAVRQLAVLTTLGFSSFFLTLASLPSYAVRGGTGAGSAGAVTAVMLGCTVAVQAVVPWLERRLGTPVLLVIGLIALGAPAPLYLLSDSLGWLAAVSAVRGVGFAILTVIGALLSTSVAPADRRGEAIGVYGLCIAVPNLIAIPAGAALTSSGRFGWVAVLAAAPLLAIPFVLRLRRRTDDSPQTRSAAGPAVRSASGPAVVLLVVMLSGGGLLTFLPIARPDGSLATIALLVLGLCGTVSRWRVGPIHDRFGGRGLQPAMLAAGIVGLALVAIALHGNGRTAVLLAGVALFGIGYGATQSLTQIAVFERTPPEQAVTASAVWNTAFDAGTGIGAYGIGLLAATSLELPGTYLLCAALLVLTIPLTRRH; via the coding sequence ATGACCAACTCCGCGGCCGTACCGGTTCGCACCAGCCTGTGGCGGCTGCCCGCCGTCCGCCAGCTGGCCGTCCTGACCACGCTCGGCTTCTCGAGCTTCTTCCTGACCCTCGCGTCGCTGCCGTCGTACGCGGTCCGCGGCGGCACCGGCGCCGGATCGGCGGGCGCGGTGACCGCCGTGATGCTCGGCTGCACGGTCGCCGTCCAGGCGGTCGTGCCGTGGCTCGAACGCCGCCTGGGTACGCCGGTCCTGCTCGTGATCGGCCTGATCGCGCTCGGCGCCCCCGCGCCCCTCTACCTGCTCAGCGACAGCCTCGGCTGGCTGGCCGCGGTCTCGGCCGTACGCGGCGTGGGCTTCGCGATCCTGACCGTGATCGGCGCCCTGCTCAGTACGTCGGTGGCACCGGCCGATCGACGCGGTGAGGCGATCGGCGTGTACGGGTTGTGCATCGCGGTACCCAACCTGATCGCGATTCCGGCCGGCGCCGCGCTCACGTCGTCCGGCCGGTTCGGCTGGGTCGCCGTACTGGCCGCCGCGCCGCTGCTGGCGATCCCGTTCGTGCTGCGGCTCCGCCGCCGGACCGACGATTCCCCGCAAACCAGGTCCGCCGCCGGACCGGCCGTACGCTCCGCGAGTGGACCGGCCGTCGTGCTCCTGGTCGTGATGCTCTCCGGCGGCGGCCTGCTGACCTTCCTGCCGATCGCCCGCCCGGACGGCTCGCTCGCCACCATCGCGCTGCTCGTACTCGGCCTGTGCGGCACCGTCAGCCGCTGGCGGGTGGGACCGATCCACGACCGGTTCGGCGGTCGCGGGCTGCAGCCGGCCATGCTTGCCGCCGGCATCGTTGGACTGGCCCTCGTTGCCATCGCGCTGCACGGTAACGGGCGTACGGCCGTGCTGCTGGCCGGCGTCGCGCTCTTCGGCATCGGCTACGGCGCGACCCAGAGCCTGACCCAGATCGCGGTGTTCGAACGGACGCCGCCGGAGCAGGCGGTGACCGCGAGCGCGGTCTGGAACACGGCCTTCGATGCCGGCACCGGGATAGGTGCCTACGGCATCGGATTGCTCGCCGCGACCAGCCTGGAACTGCCCGGCACCTACCTGCTCTGCGCCGCCCTGCTGGTGCTGACCATCCCACTCACCAGGCGTCATTAG
- a CDS encoding XdhC family protein: MREVLNRLLEWWNADQPVAMATVVATFKSAPRLPGAAMLVGPDGEAVGSVSGGCVEGAVYQLGEEVVASGEPVLQRYGVSDESAFAVGLTCGGILDVFVERVDRSSYPELGEIAADIEAQRPVAVATVVAHPDPARVGRRIVVRPEGAAITGTLGSDRMDDAVVDDVRGLLANGRSETLEYGPDGQRRGAGMRVFVSSYAPVPRMLVFGAIDFAAAVARVGSFLGYRVTVCDARGVFATATRFPSADEVVVDWPHRYLAAESAAGRIDGRTAICVLTHDPKFDVPLLEVALRLPEVAYVGAMGSRRTHDDRLKRLQEAGLTDEELTRLSSPIGLDLGARTPEETAISIAAEIIATTWGGAGRPLSTLDGPIHHQTNFPQL, encoded by the coding sequence ATGCGTGAGGTACTGAACCGGCTGCTGGAGTGGTGGAACGCCGACCAGCCGGTGGCGATGGCAACGGTCGTGGCGACGTTCAAGTCCGCGCCGCGGCTGCCGGGCGCGGCCATGCTCGTGGGGCCGGACGGCGAGGCCGTCGGCAGTGTGTCCGGCGGGTGCGTCGAGGGGGCGGTGTATCAGCTCGGTGAGGAGGTCGTCGCTTCGGGTGAACCCGTGCTGCAGCGGTACGGCGTGAGTGACGAGTCGGCGTTCGCGGTCGGGCTGACGTGCGGCGGCATCCTGGACGTGTTCGTGGAGCGCGTGGACCGTTCCTCGTACCCGGAACTGGGTGAGATCGCGGCCGATATCGAGGCTCAGCGGCCGGTCGCGGTGGCGACCGTGGTGGCGCATCCGGATCCGGCGCGGGTCGGTCGCCGGATCGTCGTACGCCCGGAAGGCGCCGCGATCACCGGGACGCTCGGCTCGGACCGGATGGATGACGCGGTCGTGGATGACGTACGCGGGTTGCTGGCGAACGGGCGGTCGGAGACGCTCGAGTACGGTCCGGACGGGCAGCGGCGTGGTGCCGGCATGCGGGTGTTCGTGTCGTCGTACGCGCCGGTGCCGCGGATGCTGGTCTTCGGCGCGATCGACTTCGCTGCCGCGGTGGCCCGGGTCGGGTCGTTCCTTGGTTACCGGGTGACGGTCTGTGATGCCCGCGGTGTGTTCGCGACCGCGACCAGGTTCCCGTCGGCGGATGAGGTCGTCGTGGACTGGCCGCATCGCTACCTCGCGGCCGAGTCAGCCGCCGGCCGGATCGACGGGCGGACGGCGATCTGCGTACTCACTCATGACCCGAAGTTCGACGTACCACTGCTGGAGGTCGCGCTCCGGCTGCCCGAGGTCGCGTACGTCGGCGCGATGGGCTCCCGGCGTACGCACGACGACCGCCTGAAACGCCTCCAGGAAGCCGGACTGACCGACGAGGAGCTGACCCGCCTCTCCAGCCCGATCGGCCTCGACCTGGGCGCCCGCACCCCCGAAGAAACCGCCATCAGCATCGCCGCCGAAATAATAGCCACCACCTGGGGCGGCGCCGGCCGCCCCCTCTCCACCCTCGACGGCCCCATCCACCACCAAACCAACTTTCCTCAGCTCTAG
- a CDS encoding NAD/NADP octopine/nopaline dehydrogenase family protein: MNMPKTAAVLGSGAGALSCAMEMSLAGIEVTVADFPQFASGIEALADSGVIKLKCPWHGVDEAPIAGTSTSPAQAARDNELILVSVPAFGHETFAELLAEVLVDGQSVIWMGEGGGALALAAALRRADRKLDLQIAESNSLPYGARVRAPGLITASRKAGGTRVAGLPAGNGLVEVVTTIWPWLSPAENVWETMLLNFNAIDHVAPIICNLGAVEGRTAPYLLWGEGSTPAVSRVIEYVDAELLAIRAALGLKDRAGYADYLVEQGFAAERGETLHDTLQSSAFASSTIATGPTALNSRYITEDVPYALVPLSSLGDELGVRTPTIDSLIQLAGIATETDFWKVGRTLADLGLAGAGKEGLLAAARDGWW, encoded by the coding sequence ATGAACATGCCGAAAACCGCCGCCGTACTGGGCTCCGGGGCCGGTGCCCTGTCCTGTGCGATGGAGATGTCGCTCGCCGGGATCGAGGTGACCGTTGCCGACTTCCCGCAGTTCGCGAGCGGGATCGAGGCGCTCGCCGACAGCGGCGTGATCAAGCTGAAGTGCCCGTGGCACGGCGTCGACGAGGCCCCGATCGCCGGTACGTCGACCAGCCCGGCGCAGGCGGCCCGTGACAACGAGCTGATCCTGGTTTCGGTGCCCGCGTTCGGGCACGAGACCTTCGCGGAGCTGCTGGCCGAGGTACTGGTCGACGGGCAGTCGGTGATCTGGATGGGCGAGGGCGGCGGCGCGCTGGCGCTGGCGGCCGCGCTCCGGCGGGCGGACCGGAAGCTCGATCTCCAGATCGCCGAGTCGAACAGCCTCCCGTACGGCGCCCGGGTGCGCGCGCCGGGTCTGATCACCGCCTCCCGCAAAGCCGGTGGTACCCGGGTCGCCGGGCTGCCGGCCGGCAACGGGCTGGTGGAGGTCGTCACCACGATCTGGCCGTGGCTCAGCCCGGCCGAGAACGTCTGGGAGACGATGCTGCTGAACTTCAACGCGATCGACCACGTCGCGCCGATCATCTGCAACCTCGGCGCGGTCGAAGGCCGGACGGCCCCGTACCTGCTGTGGGGCGAAGGCTCGACCCCGGCGGTGTCGCGGGTGATCGAGTACGTGGACGCGGAACTGCTCGCGATCCGGGCCGCGCTCGGCCTGAAGGACCGCGCCGGGTACGCCGACTACCTGGTCGAGCAGGGTTTCGCGGCCGAGCGTGGCGAGACGCTGCACGACACGTTGCAGTCGTCGGCCTTCGCGAGCAGCACGATCGCGACCGGGCCGACCGCGCTGAACAGCCGGTACATCACCGAGGACGTTCCGTACGCGCTGGTGCCGTTGTCGTCGCTCGGCGACGAGCTGGGCGTGCGGACGCCGACGATCGACAGCCTGATCCAGCTTGCCGGGATCGCGACCGAGACCGACTTCTGGAAGGTCGGCCGGACGCTGGCCGATCTCGGTCTGGCCGGCGCCGGCAAGGAGGGCCTGCTCGCGGCCGCAAGGGACGGCTGGTGGTGA
- a CDS encoding LLM class flavin-dependent oxidoreductase produces the protein MKTSATIRLDQPVTDAAELSRRAEDLGFDGVWVADHYFHRDASAALSLMATATTRVTLGTAVTSPLLRHPALLASLAGSIGEISGGRLVLGVGPGGYEFATELGTPVKRPLGLTKETVRIIRGLMAGPTTEPGDTFRTQNAALKFNAPPAPVYLAARGPKMLRLAGEISDGVITHGLSAGHIQYVIDQVSAAENRPRVVVMLDVQVDEDRGRALDALRPRCLNMAGGSYADELIEIYGLNRPDVERLRAAVRSGDRDAATALVTDEMVDAFTIAGPTAHVAERLSELASFGVDEVILSTAAGGLDETTNSLTELAKAVIR, from the coding sequence GTGAAGACATCCGCCACGATCCGGCTCGATCAGCCGGTCACCGACGCGGCCGAGCTGTCCCGGCGTGCCGAGGACCTGGGATTCGACGGTGTCTGGGTCGCCGACCACTACTTCCATCGCGACGCCAGTGCCGCGCTGTCGCTGATGGCCACCGCGACCACCCGCGTCACCCTGGGCACCGCCGTGACCAGCCCGCTCCTGCGCCACCCCGCCCTGCTCGCCAGCCTGGCCGGGTCGATCGGTGAGATCAGCGGCGGCCGGCTCGTCCTCGGTGTCGGTCCGGGCGGCTACGAGTTCGCCACCGAGCTGGGTACGCCGGTCAAGCGGCCACTGGGTTTGACCAAGGAAACCGTCCGGATCATCCGCGGTTTGATGGCAGGCCCGACGACCGAGCCCGGCGACACGTTCCGTACCCAGAACGCCGCGCTGAAGTTCAACGCGCCGCCGGCACCGGTCTACCTCGCTGCCCGTGGACCGAAGATGCTCCGCCTTGCCGGTGAGATCTCCGACGGTGTGATCACGCACGGCCTGAGCGCGGGCCACATCCAGTACGTGATCGACCAGGTGTCCGCGGCCGAGAACCGCCCGCGGGTGGTCGTGATGCTCGACGTGCAGGTCGACGAGGACCGCGGCCGGGCGCTGGACGCGCTGCGCCCACGCTGCCTGAACATGGCCGGTGGCTCGTACGCCGACGAACTGATCGAGATCTACGGCCTGAACCGGCCGGACGTCGAGCGGCTGCGCGCCGCGGTCCGCTCCGGCGACCGGGACGCGGCGACCGCGCTGGTCACCGACGAAATGGTCGACGCCTTCACCATCGCCGGGCCGACGGCACACGTCGCGGAACGGCTGTCCGAGCTGGCGAGCTTCGGTGTCGACGAGGTGATCCTCTCGACCGCGGCCGGCGGCCTGGACGAAACCACGAACAGCCTGACCGAACTGGCGAAAGCAGTGATCCGATGA
- a CDS encoding amidohydrolase family protein: MVTTVRDGTVAEANDLNLPADLSVAGKVVLPGLVNGHDHLRSLLPFTRRSDTSALADLIEAGRLAGTAATAEDYRALTALASARQVLSGIVSAVDHVYPLHDEAMLRAVAEGHAEAGLRGQIAYGVSSAIDLDRAAAAADDVVPAERLYLAPVSLRQTSVADYRASVAAAERTGLRLYTHIAETLDEVERCQAEHGLRPIELLHGIGFLRPGTVLVHCVQVNDREIELLAENSVSVVYCPSNHLKLAKGFAPVLAMRDAGVRVCLGIDGMTDLFTEMRQAVYAQGSAAGRPGALTTESAWRMGTTDGSAAIGDNDPGLITVAADDVRLAPLVDPVQALVHRGSGPQVRDVLVDGELVVRDGALVKADLAELTERAWKATRGIAERTGKEVPADWNWQQN, encoded by the coding sequence GTGGTGACCACGGTCCGGGACGGGACCGTTGCCGAGGCCAACGACCTGAACCTCCCGGCGGACCTTTCGGTGGCGGGAAAGGTGGTGCTGCCCGGCCTGGTGAACGGGCACGACCACCTGCGCTCGCTGCTGCCGTTCACCCGGCGCTCCGACACCAGCGCGCTGGCCGACCTGATCGAGGCCGGCCGGCTCGCCGGAACGGCCGCGACGGCCGAGGACTACCGCGCGCTCACGGCGCTCGCGTCCGCGCGGCAGGTGCTGTCCGGGATCGTCTCCGCTGTCGATCACGTCTATCCGCTGCATGACGAAGCCATGCTGCGGGCAGTGGCCGAAGGGCATGCGGAGGCGGGTTTGCGCGGGCAGATCGCGTACGGCGTGAGCTCGGCGATCGATCTTGACCGAGCAGCCGCCGCCGCGGACGACGTCGTACCCGCCGAACGGCTGTACTTGGCGCCGGTGTCCTTGCGGCAGACCTCCGTGGCCGACTACCGGGCCTCGGTCGCGGCGGCCGAGCGGACCGGGCTCCGGCTCTACACGCACATCGCCGAGACACTGGACGAGGTCGAACGCTGCCAGGCCGAACACGGTCTGCGGCCGATCGAGCTGCTGCACGGCATCGGCTTCCTGCGCCCCGGCACGGTCCTCGTCCACTGCGTGCAGGTGAACGACCGAGAGATCGAGCTGCTCGCGGAGAACTCGGTGTCGGTCGTGTACTGCCCGTCGAACCACCTGAAACTCGCGAAGGGCTTCGCGCCGGTACTGGCGATGCGTGACGCCGGTGTCCGGGTTTGCCTGGGGATCGACGGGATGACCGATCTGTTCACCGAGATGCGACAGGCCGTGTACGCGCAGGGATCGGCCGCCGGTCGTCCGGGCGCGCTGACCACCGAATCCGCCTGGCGGATGGGGACCACCGACGGGTCCGCGGCAATCGGCGACAACGATCCTGGTCTGATCACGGTGGCCGCGGACGACGTACGGCTCGCGCCGCTCGTCGACCCGGTGCAGGCGCTGGTACATCGCGGTTCCGGTCCGCAGGTACGCGATGTGCTGGTGGACGGCGAGCTCGTCGTACGCGACGGCGCCTTGGTCAAGGCCGATCTGGCCGAGTTGACCGAGCGTGCCTGGAAGGCGACTCGCGGCATCGCGGAGCGTACCGGCAAGGAGGTGCCGGCCGACTGGAACTGGCAGCAGAACTGA
- a CDS encoding polysaccharide deacetylase family protein codes for MWTKIRLPIVLALGAAVAIWSLHAAVSGGGAKASAAQAPRTASASPSAASSGQPSASGKPSASGKPSASGKPSATVSTPASTKSVEQAKGKVVYLTFDDGPDPRWTPEVLAVLAKHNAHGTFFMLAEHADAHPDLVDEVRTAGNAIGNHSVSHPQLTKLSPARLHEQVANGIQSKCFRPPYGATNPRVKAEIKRDGMQQVLWDVDTNDWKRPGATTIANRVVAGARPGAIILMHDGGGNRSQTVAGLDQALTKLSARGYGFATLSC; via the coding sequence ATGTGGACGAAGATCAGGTTGCCGATTGTGCTCGCGCTCGGCGCCGCGGTGGCGATCTGGAGTCTGCATGCGGCCGTTTCCGGCGGTGGCGCGAAGGCCAGCGCGGCCCAGGCGCCGCGGACCGCTTCGGCCAGCCCGTCGGCGGCCTCGTCCGGCCAGCCCAGTGCGTCCGGTAAGCCCAGTGCGTCCGGTAAGCCCAGTGCGTCGGGTAAGCCCAGCGCGACGGTGAGTACGCCGGCCAGCACGAAGTCCGTCGAGCAAGCGAAGGGGAAGGTCGTGTACCTGACCTTCGACGACGGGCCGGACCCGCGCTGGACGCCGGAAGTGCTTGCGGTGCTGGCGAAACACAACGCGCACGGGACGTTCTTCATGCTCGCGGAACACGCGGACGCGCATCCGGACCTGGTCGACGAGGTGCGTACGGCCGGTAACGCGATCGGGAATCACTCGGTCTCGCACCCGCAGCTGACCAAGCTGTCGCCGGCGCGGTTGCACGAGCAGGTCGCGAACGGGATTCAGTCGAAGTGCTTCCGGCCGCCGTACGGCGCGACCAACCCGCGGGTGAAGGCGGAGATCAAGCGGGACGGCATGCAGCAGGTGCTGTGGGACGTGGACACCAACGACTGGAAGCGGCCGGGCGCGACGACGATCGCCAACCGGGTGGTGGCCGGTGCGCGGCCGGGCGCGATCATCCTGATGCACGACGGCGGCGGCAACCGGTCGCAGACGGTCGCGGGGCTGGACCAGGCGCTGACCAAGCTGTCGGCACGCGGATACGGGTTCGCGACCCTGTCCTGCTGA
- a CDS encoding ABC transporter substrate-binding protein, translated as MRPRVEGRLPGLLQAKASRRGFLIGAGSIGLATAMAGCGSGGSGGSGKNGTLTIWASTTFVPGGDSALSKAAGEFGTKNDVKVTVQGFAANDLINKITTTLSGGGGPDLVIVDVSQVAQLAAAKLLADLTDRVTPIKSQFFPGNIAAATSEGKIYAVPYDTSNVALFYNKKMFEKAGISAPPTTWDELRSAAKELTGGGKYGYMLGAKGYGSYLYWPWLWQNGGQVTSPDFTKATFDSPEGLEAWQFYADLYLKDNVVPPTFLGVTDSWDQFLQPFMTETVAMMPMGDFGIAPLTKGNPKLEYGVAPMPKKVQSATVLGGNAVAVTKAAKNADLAWKFTSWLTSAEQEKVLEEGYKRIPARTDITGSEFAGKDPARAVFVQQAATAVSRPPVPNWGAIEWGVMADAWDSVIQKKKAPADALKAAATDSTAKLTKK; from the coding sequence ATGCGTCCACGCGTCGAAGGCAGGCTCCCCGGACTCCTGCAGGCGAAGGCCAGCCGCCGAGGGTTCCTGATCGGTGCCGGCAGTATCGGCCTGGCCACGGCCATGGCCGGCTGCGGTTCCGGCGGTTCCGGTGGCTCGGGCAAGAACGGCACTCTGACCATCTGGGCGTCGACGACGTTCGTCCCCGGTGGCGATTCGGCCCTGAGCAAGGCGGCCGGCGAATTCGGTACCAAGAACGACGTCAAGGTCACGGTGCAGGGCTTCGCGGCCAACGACCTGATCAACAAGATCACCACCACGCTCAGCGGTGGCGGCGGCCCGGACCTGGTCATCGTCGACGTCTCCCAGGTCGCGCAGCTGGCCGCGGCCAAGCTGCTGGCCGACCTGACCGACCGGGTCACCCCGATCAAGAGCCAGTTCTTCCCCGGCAACATCGCCGCCGCGACCTCCGAGGGCAAGATCTACGCGGTCCCGTACGACACCTCGAACGTCGCGCTGTTCTACAACAAGAAGATGTTCGAGAAGGCCGGCATCAGCGCGCCGCCGACCACCTGGGACGAGCTGCGGTCCGCCGCCAAGGAGCTCACCGGCGGCGGGAAGTACGGCTACATGCTCGGCGCGAAGGGCTACGGCTCGTACCTGTACTGGCCGTGGTTGTGGCAGAACGGTGGCCAGGTCACCAGCCCGGACTTCACCAAGGCGACGTTCGACAGCCCGGAGGGCCTGGAGGCGTGGCAGTTCTACGCCGACCTGTACCTGAAGGACAACGTCGTCCCGCCGACCTTCCTCGGCGTGACCGACTCGTGGGACCAGTTCCTGCAGCCGTTCATGACCGAGACGGTCGCGATGATGCCGATGGGTGACTTCGGTATCGCGCCGCTCACCAAGGGCAACCCGAAGCTCGAGTACGGGGTCGCGCCGATGCCCAAGAAGGTGCAGAGCGCTACCGTCCTCGGTGGCAACGCGGTCGCGGTCACCAAGGCGGCGAAGAACGCCGACCTGGCCTGGAAGTTCACCTCCTGGCTGACCTCGGCCGAGCAGGAGAAGGTGCTGGAGGAGGGCTACAAGCGGATTCCGGCCCGGACCGACATCACCGGCTCGGAGTTCGCCGGCAAGGACCCGGCGCGGGCCGTGTTCGTCCAGCAGGCGGCGACCGCCGTGTCCCGCCCGCCGGTACCGAACTGGGGCGCGATCGAGTGGGGTGTGATGGCCGACGCGTGGGACTCGGTGATCCAGAAGAAGAAGGCCCCCGCCGACGCGCTGAAGGCGGCCGCGACCGACTCGACCGCGAAGCTGACCAAGAAATAG
- a CDS encoding carbohydrate ABC transporter permease, whose amino-acid sequence MTTKRRLGKLGLYGGMLVALVVFVGPFLYAVLSSLKQPSELNGVEKNFLPGTLYTENYTNLFRTSNFPVYLVNSLVVAVVTTTLSLLIAILAGYALARFKFAGNRLLLLSVVNMQMFPAVLMAVPLYKILRELDMLNSRTGLTIVYVTLALPFCIWMMRNYFLTVPIEVEEAALIDGCNMFTALWRVALPPALPGAAAAGAFCVVNVWDEFLYANTFIDSDENRTLSVGLNSLIGQYTTDWGQLLAGGVVMTIPVVIIFAFLQRYLTQIAGGGVKG is encoded by the coding sequence GTGACCACCAAACGCAGACTCGGAAAGCTGGGCCTGTACGGCGGGATGCTGGTGGCCCTGGTCGTCTTCGTCGGGCCGTTCCTGTACGCGGTCCTGTCCAGCCTGAAACAGCCGTCGGAGCTGAACGGGGTGGAGAAGAACTTCCTGCCCGGGACGCTCTACACCGAGAACTACACGAACCTGTTCCGGACCAGCAACTTCCCGGTGTACCTGGTGAACAGCCTGGTGGTCGCGGTCGTGACGACGACGCTGTCCTTGCTGATCGCGATCCTGGCCGGGTACGCGCTGGCCAGGTTCAAGTTCGCGGGCAATCGGCTGTTGCTGCTGTCGGTGGTGAACATGCAGATGTTCCCGGCCGTACTGATGGCGGTCCCGCTGTACAAGATCCTCCGTGAGCTGGACATGCTGAACAGCCGGACCGGCCTGACCATCGTGTACGTGACGCTGGCGCTGCCGTTCTGTATCTGGATGATGCGCAACTACTTCCTGACCGTCCCGATCGAGGTCGAGGAAGCGGCGCTGATCGACGGCTGCAACATGTTCACCGCGCTGTGGCGAGTGGCTTTGCCGCCCGCGCTGCCGGGCGCGGCGGCGGCCGGTGCGTTCTGCGTGGTGAACGTGTGGGACGAGTTCCTGTACGCGAACACGTTCATCGACAGTGACGAGAACCGGACGTTGTCGGTCGGCCTGAACTCGCTGATCGGCCAGTACACGACGGACTGGGGCCAGTTGCTTGCCGGAGGCGTGGTGATGACGATCCCGGTGGTGATCATCTTCGCGTTCCTGCAGCGGTACCTGACCCAGATCGCGGGAGGCGGCGTGAAGGGATGA
- a CDS encoding carbohydrate ABC transporter permease: MRQRLTALSPFLYLLPALVALAGVLGYPVLDAVWTSLKHSVPTDPSADRFTGLANYRAIFGNGAFWTALGHTGLWALANLVLQLTIGFGLALLMHQKLAGRALFRSVVIIPWVVPSVVVAVIWRYLLDPTSGPLNQLLMSTGLTQEPVLWLANQATAMPVVILLSVWKWTPFVAVILLAGLQAIPEELHEAAMIDGAGLWGRLLHVVVPGIRTSLTLASLLTIGYSVNNFNGIWLFTQGGPIGATETLTTFAYRKAFTEFDFGSAAAVAVVLFAGLFVVSTAYFFSVEGRKGRKL, translated from the coding sequence TTGCGACAGCGTCTGACCGCTCTGTCACCGTTTCTCTACCTCCTGCCGGCGCTGGTGGCGCTGGCAGGAGTCCTTGGTTACCCGGTGCTCGACGCGGTGTGGACGAGTCTCAAGCACAGTGTGCCGACGGACCCGTCCGCCGACCGGTTCACCGGGCTGGCCAACTATCGCGCCATCTTCGGCAACGGCGCGTTCTGGACCGCCCTCGGCCACACCGGCCTGTGGGCGCTCGCGAACCTGGTGCTGCAGCTGACGATCGGCTTCGGCCTCGCGTTGCTGATGCACCAGAAGCTGGCCGGCCGCGCGCTGTTCCGCAGCGTGGTGATCATCCCGTGGGTGGTGCCGTCGGTCGTCGTCGCGGTGATCTGGCGGTACCTGCTGGACCCGACGTCCGGTCCGCTGAACCAGCTCCTGATGAGTACCGGGCTGACTCAGGAGCCGGTGCTCTGGCTGGCGAACCAGGCGACGGCGATGCCGGTCGTGATCCTGCTCAGCGTGTGGAAGTGGACGCCGTTCGTCGCGGTGATCCTGCTGGCCGGGTTGCAGGCGATCCCGGAGGAACTGCACGAGGCCGCGATGATCGACGGGGCCGGTCTGTGGGGACGGCTGCTGCATGTCGTCGTCCCGGGTATCCGGACCTCGCTGACGCTGGCGAGCCTGCTCACGATCGGCTACTCGGTGAACAACTTCAACGGGATCTGGCTGTTCACCCAGGGCGGCCCGATCGGCGCGACCGAAACGCTTACCACGTTCGCCTATCGCAAGGCGTTCACCGAATTCGACTTCGGCAGCGCGGCGGCGGTCGCCGTGGTGCTCTTCGCCGGGTTGTTCGTCGTCAGCACGGCCTACTTCTTCAGCGTCGAGGGACGGAAGGGGCGCAAACTGTGA
- a CDS encoding amidohydrolase family protein: MTELLRGGRGADGQGVDIRIVDDLIGELGTLTPLPGEAVVDLDGRLVLPAFAEPHVHLDKAFTAGLAANQTGDLQGAMASYSAVASMRQGDAIADRAMRALRLFVAAGTTAVRCQIGAGRLSGVTAIEALAKVREQVSAYVDLQIVAHVGVPDGGAAGHRALLHRALDAGADQLGGNPFSEDDPDLALESCLEVALDRGVELDLHVDESFDSVTLDRVAARALESGVRVVAAHCVSLGVLPDSQAKEIAAAVAAAGMSVVTLPMTNLFLQGRDVLSAKPRGLTAIDALRAAGVQVAAGSDNVRDPFNLVGRCDPLEIASLLVTAGHQQPVHAAGMVGSEARTVMGLPAGGLVAGAPAELVALGADDLGDAIARAPGDRLVWHRGQLVAQTVTTTDVPF; encoded by the coding sequence ATGACCGAACTGTTGCGCGGCGGCCGGGGCGCCGACGGTCAAGGGGTGGACATTCGGATTGTCGACGATCTGATCGGCGAGCTGGGTACGTTGACACCGCTTCCTGGTGAAGCGGTGGTCGACCTGGACGGCCGACTGGTGCTGCCGGCGTTCGCCGAGCCACATGTCCATCTGGACAAGGCGTTCACGGCCGGGCTGGCCGCCAATCAGACCGGTGATCTGCAAGGGGCGATGGCCTCGTACTCGGCGGTCGCGTCGATGCGGCAGGGCGACGCGATCGCCGACCGGGCGATGCGCGCGCTGCGGTTGTTCGTTGCCGCCGGCACCACGGCCGTACGGTGTCAGATCGGCGCTGGGCGGTTGTCCGGCGTGACCGCGATCGAGGCGCTGGCGAAAGTACGTGAGCAGGTGTCGGCGTACGTCGACCTGCAGATCGTGGCGCATGTCGGCGTACCGGATGGTGGCGCGGCCGGGCATCGGGCGTTGTTGCACCGGGCGCTCGATGCGGGCGCGGATCAGCTTGGCGGGAATCCGTTCTCGGAGGACGATCCGGACCTTGCGCTGGAGTCCTGCCTGGAGGTCGCGCTCGATCGTGGGGTCGAGCTCGATCTGCATGTGGACGAGTCGTTCGACTCGGTGACGCTGGATCGGGTCGCGGCGCGGGCGCTGGAGAGTGGTGTCCGGGTGGTGGCTGCGCATTGCGTGTCGCTTGGTGTGCTGCCTGACTCGCAGGCCAAGGAGATCGCCGCCGCCGTCGCCGCGGCCGGGATGTCGGTGGTGACGCTGCCGATGACGAATCTGTTCCTGCAGGGCCGGGACGTCCTGAGCGCCAAGCCGCGCGGGCTGACCGCGATCGACGCGCTGCGGGCCGCGGGGGTTCAGGTCGCGGCCGGGTCGGACAACGTGCGGGACCCGTTCAACCTGGTCGGCCGTTGCGATCCGTTGGAGATCGCGTCGCTGCTGGTGACCGCGGGCCATCAGCAACCAGTGCACGCGGCCGGCATGGTCGGGTCCGAGGCGCGTACGGTGATGGGCCTGCCGGCCGGCGGCTTGGTGGCCGGTGCGCCCGCGGAGCTGGTTGCCCTTGGCGCCGATGATCTCGGTGATGCCATTGCCCGGGCGCCAGGCGATCGGCTCGTCTGGCACCGCGGACAGTTGGTGGCACAAACGGTCACCACGACGGACGTACCGTTCTAA